TAAACAATTTGGTGGCTGAATGACACGAGCAATAATTTCTAAATCATCACCTGAAAAGTTTTTATCACGATAGCCAATACTTACTTCATCCGTGTAGTTCACACGTTCTGTTACAACTTCTGTCTTTGTATTGCCATCAAATGAATACCAAGTGTTCACATCATAGAAACCTTCAATTTCCACATGTTTTCCATTCTTTCTTGCTTCGTACGAGTGGTTAATTACCCAGCACCCTAAAATACTTGTTGGCTCATTATTCGATTCACATGTATGCGTTGACTTTGTATACTTACGTCCTTTTCCAACCACTGCTTTTGTAATAATCTCTCTAAATTCGGACATTCGTAACCCTCCTCAATCACTATTCACTTAATCATATGCGTGACAATAGCGGAATGTGTCATTCTTTTTTTGAGAAGAACTTACGTTTAAT
This genomic window from Bacillus anthracis str. Vollum contains:
- the cotE gene encoding outer spore coat protein CotE; its protein translation is MSEFREIITKAVVGKGRKYTKSTHTCESNNEPTSILGCWVINHSYEARKNGKHVEIEGFYDVNTWYSFDGNTKTEVVTERVNYTDEVSIGYRDKNFSGDDLEIIARVIQPPNCLEALVSPNGNKIVVTVEREFVTEVVGETKICVSVNPEGCVESDEDFQIDDDEFEELDPNFIVDAEEE